The genomic interval CGGAGCAGTAGTCTCCGAGGGAGTCGTCGTCCCCGGAGTCGAAGGGGTCGTCTTACCCGAACTCTTATTGATCTTGGCCTGCAGTTCATTGATCGTGCTTTGGAGGGCCTGGGCCTGGACAGTGAGTTCGGCCACCGTCTTTTCGAGCCCGGCCACGCGCTCTTGCAGGGCCTTGTCGACGTAGCTTTTGGATACCACAGGGTCCGCGCTCGACCCGGGCAGGGGCGAATCCGCCGTCACGGTCTTCCCGATGGCGAACCCGGCAGCAATGGAGATAATAGCTCCCCCGATCAGCATGGTGCGAAGCTTCAAAGGCCATTCCTCCTCCAGTCAGGCTTTTTGTTTGCCGCTGCGCCGTTCTATTTGGCAAGATGCCGGGCAGCTTTTTCGTCCTTTTCGCTTTTTTCCAGGCCTTCCTTTTTCAAAATACCCAACCTGTCAATGCCTATAAATACGCCTAGAGTGGTTAGGACCAGGAGCAGCATGCCCTGGGCCGTGGTCAGCACAGCCATCAGGACTGCCGACAGGCTGAGCAAGAGGCTGACGCCGTAGATGGCGACCACCGTCCGCCGGTGGGTGAGGCCCAACGCCATCAGGCGGTGATGAAGGTGTTCCTTGTCCGGGCTGAAAATGGGCTTCCCATTGTGGAAACGGCGTAATATG from Peptococcaceae bacterium carries:
- a CDS encoding SH3 domain-containing protein, with amino-acid sequence MKLRTMLIGGAIISIAAGFAIGKTVTADSPLPGSSADPVVSKSYVDKALQERVAGLEKTVAELTVQAQALQSTINELQAKINKSSGKTTPSTPGTTTPSETTAPGGGGGSSHVGKTAYIKPANNYVNLRSAPDINSSVLKKVLKDEPMYIFEEKDKWYHVELKDKTTGWVASWVVDVK